One region of Eubacterium sp. 1001713B170207_170306_E7 genomic DNA includes:
- a CDS encoding FAD-dependent oxidoreductase, with product MDKIYDLIIIGGGSAGLSAGIYAARAMLDTLIIEKNQPGGQAVNTAEVVNYPGIRRTTGPRLMDEMHKHAMDFGAEFTVAEIERVDLDGEVKALHTSRGTYKSRAVIIATGASPRKIGFAGEKEYTGRGIAYCATCDGEFFSGLDIFVLGGGFAAAEEAVFLTRYGRSVTIVVREDDFTCAQMVADKVREHPGIEVWYNTEVKEVSGDDFLKKAEFFNNKTGAAFTYESKDGKPFGMFVFAGYEPATQIFKGQVDIDAEGYIPTNDRMETSVPGVYAAGDLRPKELRQIVTAVADGAIAATAAEKYVAAERERLGLAAPEPKAAKTPAAPEPEAEAPQGPDDGFIPAAMKGQLKEIFAKLERTARVVTIIDPAVPKTLEMQGFLEEVAALSDHIRVEAYPKGEKPELEAAMHLDNLPAAALFDPEGQYSGVKFTGIPGGHEMNSFVLAVYNFAGPGQAVDEALVKRIEAIDHPVNVQICISLSCHFCPDVVAACQRIALLNPNIQAEMIDTALFPELKEAYKLMSVPAMILNQRDVVFGAKKMSEIVEIFENLKN from the coding sequence ATGGATAAGATTTATGACTTGATTATCATCGGCGGCGGTTCCGCCGGACTCTCGGCTGGTATCTATGCTGCCCGGGCCATGCTCGACACATTGATTATTGAGAAAAACCAGCCGGGCGGCCAGGCTGTGAATACGGCGGAGGTGGTGAACTATCCCGGTATCCGCCGTACCACCGGCCCCAGGCTCATGGACGAAATGCACAAGCACGCCATGGATTTCGGCGCAGAGTTTACCGTGGCCGAAATCGAGCGTGTGGACCTTGACGGGGAAGTAAAGGCACTGCACACCAGCCGGGGCACCTATAAAAGCCGGGCGGTCATCATCGCCACCGGGGCCTCTCCGCGCAAGATCGGCTTTGCCGGCGAGAAGGAATATACCGGACGCGGCATAGCCTACTGCGCGACCTGTGACGGCGAATTTTTCAGCGGCCTTGACATCTTTGTGCTGGGCGGCGGCTTTGCCGCGGCTGAGGAGGCTGTGTTCCTGACCCGCTATGGCCGAAGCGTGACCATTGTGGTGCGCGAAGACGACTTTACCTGCGCCCAGATGGTGGCGGACAAGGTGCGTGAGCATCCGGGCATTGAGGTGTGGTACAACACTGAGGTGAAGGAAGTGAGCGGCGACGACTTTCTGAAAAAGGCTGAGTTCTTCAACAACAAAACCGGCGCGGCCTTTACCTATGAAAGCAAGGACGGCAAACCCTTTGGCATGTTTGTGTTTGCAGGCTATGAGCCGGCCACCCAGATTTTTAAGGGTCAGGTGGACATTGACGCAGAGGGCTATATTCCCACCAATGACCGCATGGAAACCAGTGTTCCCGGCGTGTACGCCGCGGGCGACTTAAGGCCTAAGGAGCTGCGACAGATCGTCACCGCGGTGGCCGACGGCGCCATCGCGGCCACCGCGGCGGAAAAATACGTGGCGGCAGAGCGGGAACGCCTGGGCCTGGCAGCGCCGGAGCCTAAGGCAGCTAAAACGCCGGCAGCACCAGAGCCGGAAGCGGAAGCGCCCCAGGGCCCGGACGATGGCTTTATTCCAGCCGCCATGAAGGGCCAGCTCAAGGAAATCTTCGCGAAGCTCGAGCGCACCGCCCGGGTGGTGACCATCATCGACCCGGCTGTGCCAAAGACTCTGGAAATGCAGGGCTTCTTAGAAGAAGTGGCAGCCCTCAGCGACCATATCCGGGTGGAGGCTTATCCAAAAGGTGAAAAGCCAGAGCTGGAAGCCGCCATGCACCTCGATAACCTGCCGGCAGCGGCCCTGTTTGATCCAGAGGGCCAGTATTCCGGCGTCAAGTTTACCGGTATCCCCGGCGGCCATGAAATGAATTCCTTTGTTCTGGCGGTTTATAACTTTGCCGGACCGGGCCAGGCAGTGGATGAGGCGCTTGTCAAACGGATCGAAGCCATTGACCATCCGGTGAATGTCCAGATCTGTATCTCCCTATCCTGTCATTTCTGCCCCGATGTGGTGGCGGCCTGCCAGCGCATCGCTCTACTGAACCCGAACATTCAGGCGGAAATGATCGACACGGCCCTTTTCCCAGAACTCAAGGAAGCGTATAAGCTCATGAGCGTACCGGCCATGATCCTCAACCAGCGGGATGTGGTCTTTGGCGCAAAGAAGATGAGCGAAATCGTAGAAATTTTTGAAAATCTGAAAAACTAA
- the ahpC gene encoding alkyl hydroperoxide reductase subunit C, whose translation MKNLIGKELIDFEVQAYHNGDFKTVTKEDVLGKWGVFFFYPADFTFVCPTELADVADNYEEFKKIGCEIYSVSEDTHFVHKAWADTTDTIKGLPYPMLGDPAGVLAKFFGVLVKEEGQALRGTFVVDPDGVIKVYEIHDMGIGRNAEELLRKVQAAQFVREHGDQVCPAKWKPGEDTLTPSLDLVGKL comes from the coding sequence ATGAAAAATTTAATTGGCAAAGAATTGATCGATTTTGAAGTGCAGGCTTATCATAACGGTGATTTTAAAACCGTCACAAAGGAAGATGTCCTGGGCAAATGGGGCGTGTTCTTCTTTTATCCGGCAGATTTTACCTTTGTGTGCCCCACAGAGCTGGCGGACGTAGCGGACAATTACGAAGAATTTAAAAAGATCGGCTGCGAAATTTATTCGGTTTCTGAGGATACCCATTTTGTACATAAAGCGTGGGCGGACACCACCGACACCATCAAGGGATTGCCATACCCGATGTTAGGCGACCCGGCCGGCGTGCTGGCAAAATTCTTCGGCGTGCTGGTCAAGGAAGAAGGACAGGCGCTGCGCGGCACCTTTGTGGTGGATCCGGACGGCGTGATCAAGGTTTATGAAATTCATGACATGGGTATCGGACGTAACGCGGAAGAGCTCCTGCGTAAGGTTCAGGCCGCTCAGTTTGTAAGAGAACACGGCGACCAGGTCTGCCCGGCAAAATGGAAGCCAGGCGAAGACACACTGACACCAAGCCTGGACTTAGTCGGCAAGCTGTAG
- a CDS encoding DMT family transporter — protein sequence MKKGYLYIVVATLFFSSMEIALKSVSGQFNAVQMNLTRFLIGGLVLIPFALRMLRKRAEHLDGKSLLHFAGLGFLGVVVSMTFYQLAVENANASVVAVLFSSNPVFVLFFSGIILHEVIQKNHVAAMVLEILGILVIVNPFSTSLNIAGVVMAILAAAAFALYSVFGKKQCNRYGGVVVTCGSFLFASLEMLALIGLSHVGPVAELLAGNGLSLFANIPLFTGYTASNILTMLYICIGVTGGGYAFYFMAIEETSASTASLVFFFKPVLSPILAVLILHEAVPFNMVIGVLLILAGSMTNLLPAFTRKEKKPVSLSAEQGRS from the coding sequence TTGAAAAAAGGCTATTTATATATTGTCGTCGCGACGTTGTTTTTCAGTTCCATGGAGATCGCCCTCAAGAGTGTGTCAGGCCAGTTTAACGCTGTGCAGATGAACCTGACCCGCTTTCTGATCGGCGGTCTTGTTTTAATTCCCTTTGCGCTGCGGATGCTTCGGAAAAGGGCGGAGCATCTGGATGGAAAAAGCCTGCTGCATTTTGCGGGACTGGGCTTTCTGGGCGTGGTCGTCAGCATGACCTTTTATCAGCTGGCGGTGGAAAACGCCAACGCCTCGGTGGTGGCAGTGCTGTTTTCCAGCAATCCGGTGTTTGTGCTGTTTTTCTCGGGCATTATCCTGCACGAGGTCATTCAGAAAAACCATGTGGCGGCCATGGTGCTGGAAATCCTTGGGATTCTGGTCATTGTCAATCCGTTTTCCACTTCGCTGAACATCGCGGGGGTGGTCATGGCCATTCTGGCGGCCGCGGCCTTTGCTTTGTACTCGGTTTTTGGCAAGAAGCAGTGTAACCGCTACGGCGGCGTGGTGGTGACCTGTGGCAGTTTTCTGTTTGCCAGTCTGGAAATGCTGGCGCTCATCGGCCTCAGCCATGTGGGGCCAGTGGCGGAGCTGCTGGCTGGCAATGGTCTTTCCCTGTTTGCCAATATTCCGCTGTTTACGGGCTATACGGCGTCCAATATCCTCACCATGCTGTATATCTGTATCGGCGTGACAGGCGGCGGCTACGCCTTTTATTTCATGGCCATTGAGGAAACCTCAGCCAGTACGGCGTCGCTGGTATTTTTCTTTAAGCCGGTGCTGTCACCCATTCTGGCGGTGCTGATCCTGCACGAGGCCGTGCCGTTTAACATGGTCATTGGGGTACTTCTGATCCTGGCCGGTTCCATGACCAATCTGCTGCCGGCGTTTACGCGCAAGGAAAAAAAGCCAGTGTCCTTAAGCGCGGAACAGGGCCGTTCCTAG
- a CDS encoding LysR family transcriptional regulator — MNVNFEHYKVFYYVARHGSITQAAQALYISQPAVSKSIHLLEKELSCELFYRNQKGMTLTPEGEMLYGHVVKAYEQLALGEKKLWEMLNLNNGVVRLGTSDMIARFFLLPYLEKFHSLYPEIRINMQSGTTPGTRAALKEEHIEIGVVSSPVAASDDIEIHPIREIQDVFVAGLDYAPLAEKVLSFEAVMEHPIICTERNTASRHYLDSFFLKHKIHLEPAFELGTMELIMPYAERNLGIGIAVRDVAQERLEQGTLVEINTKIQMPKRQICVIRRKKGRISKAAEAFLDIILP, encoded by the coding sequence ATGAATGTAAATTTTGAACATTATAAGGTCTTTTATTACGTGGCCCGTCACGGGAGCATCACCCAGGCGGCGCAGGCGTTGTATATCTCACAGCCGGCAGTAAGCAAATCCATTCATCTGCTGGAAAAGGAGCTGTCCTGCGAGCTTTTTTACCGGAATCAGAAGGGAATGACCCTGACACCGGAGGGCGAAATGCTGTACGGCCATGTGGTAAAGGCCTATGAACAGCTGGCGCTGGGCGAAAAAAAGCTCTGGGAGATGCTGAACCTGAACAACGGGGTGGTGCGTCTGGGCACCAGTGATATGATCGCCCGTTTTTTTTTGCTGCCTTACCTTGAAAAATTTCACAGCCTGTACCCGGAAATCCGTATCAATATGCAGAGCGGTACCACGCCGGGCACCCGCGCCGCCCTGAAGGAGGAGCACATTGAGATCGGGGTGGTATCCTCGCCGGTGGCGGCCTCGGACGATATTGAGATTCACCCCATCCGGGAGATTCAGGACGTTTTTGTGGCCGGGCTGGATTACGCGCCTCTTGCCGAGAAGGTGCTGAGCTTTGAGGCGGTCATGGAGCACCCCATTATCTGTACAGAACGGAACACGGCCAGCCGCCATTATCTGGATTCGTTTTTTCTCAAACATAAGATACACCTGGAGCCGGCCTTTGAGTTGGGCACCATGGAGCTGATCATGCCTTATGCGGAAAGAAACCTGGGCATCGGCATTGCGGTCCGCGATGTGGCGCAGGAACGCCTTGAGCAGGGAACCCTGGTGGAGATCAATACGAAAATCCAGATGCCGAAGCGGCAGATCTGTGTGATCAGGCGCAAAAAAGGCCGAATTTCCAAGGCGGCGGAGGCCTTTCTGGACATTATTCTGCCATAA